A genomic stretch from Candidatus Schekmanbacteria bacterium includes:
- a CDS encoding SCO family protein: MMKRLIDAVLISCVCTVLFLPLKANAETERSMKNMDMNDMNMKGVKEDQFGTNEKYKRTIEKYAVPDVTLVDQNGKKVKLREILNSKKIVIVDFIFTTCTTICPVLSAGYVNFQRKVDTNTADVRLVSISIDPENDIPKKMNEYLKQYDAKPGWDFLTGSREDIDKVLTAFKALIPNKMSHIQLVLLHTPADDKWVRIFGLVGTSDFLTEYEKLHGK, from the coding sequence ATGATGAAAAGATTGATTGATGCGGTGCTTATATCGTGTGTCTGCACAGTTTTATTCCTCCCTCTTAAAGCCAATGCAGAAACTGAGCGCAGCATGAAGAACATGGATATGAATGATATGAATATGAAGGGTGTGAAAGAAGACCAGTTTGGAACTAATGAAAAGTATAAAAGGACAATTGAAAAGTATGCCGTGCCGGATGTCACTCTGGTTGATCAAAACGGAAAGAAGGTCAAACTCAGGGAAATCCTCAATTCAAAAAAGATTGTCATAGTGGATTTCATCTTCACAACATGCACAACGATTTGTCCGGTGCTCTCAGCCGGTTATGTGAATTTCCAAAGAAAGGTTGATACTAACACCGCCGATGTGCGGCTTGTCTCAATCTCGATAGATCCTGAGAATGACATCCCGAAAAAAATGAATGAATATCTCAAACAATATGATGCAAAGCCCGGATGGGACTTCCTCACAGGAAGCAGAGAGGACATTGATAAGGTGTTGACAGCTTTCAAGGCACTTATTCCGAACAAAATGAGCCACATACAATTGGTTTTACTCCATACTCCGGCTGATGATAAGTGGGTCCGGATCTTCGGTCTTGTGGGAACTTCAGACTTTCTCACTGAATACGAAAAGCTGCACGGGAAATGA
- a CDS encoding alpha/beta fold hydrolase yields MAEEKGLDEIIKYIRNNRGCVISTWQKDMARGTPVYYFANGTTIYIMSEGGGKLPNIRKNPNVTVGIYTSRPLFGIQLFGTAQILAQDSSNFVEEVQKSGFLRERQFPGERPPFFLKVIKVEAHKIVYWHTKKGSASKIIWDNTLPAGKEKTIYDKLLYLDAIAVKHFHPENISRKPPLIFVHDAFQGSFAFKNFQEYFARNGWNNYAINLRGHYVSQFTRRDKLPAGKVTGNEGITDYVEDLDFLASQIEDDPIIIGHGMGALVALKYAERKKTKGVVLLNSLPPKDVFESLSLGKKLKKEMIGREFSSGNLFTFSVDRKKGEKLLFKNRLCGKDEMFECCTQLCEESAKAFYESHLGEIEIDKGKINALIFVIGAEKDQRTGAKINSQIAKKYGASNCKLFPKIDHNFMLAKDWKKHAETIEKFLNTIK; encoded by the coding sequence ATGGCAGAAGAAAAAGGGCTTGATGAGATAATAAAGTATATCAGGAACAACAGGGGATGCGTCATCTCGACGTGGCAGAAAGACATGGCGCGCGGAACGCCGGTCTATTATTTTGCCAATGGAACCACAATCTACATAATGAGCGAGGGAGGAGGGAAACTCCCCAATATACGGAAAAATCCAAATGTAACCGTAGGGATTTATACAAGCAGACCTCTTTTTGGTATCCAGCTTTTTGGCACAGCACAGATACTTGCACAGGACAGCTCCAATTTTGTTGAAGAAGTGCAAAAGTCAGGGTTTTTAAGAGAAAGGCAATTCCCCGGAGAAAGGCCTCCATTCTTTCTTAAGGTAATTAAGGTTGAGGCACATAAAATAGTTTACTGGCACACGAAGAAAGGCTCTGCATCTAAAATCATCTGGGACAACACCCTGCCTGCCGGAAAAGAAAAGACGATTTATGACAAACTTCTTTATCTTGACGCTATCGCAGTCAAGCATTTCCATCCTGAAAACATAAGCAGGAAACCTCCATTGATCTTTGTCCATGATGCATTCCAGGGAAGTTTTGCTTTTAAGAATTTTCAGGAATATTTTGCGCGCAATGGATGGAATAATTATGCCATAAACCTTCGCGGACATTATGTGAGCCAGTTTACAAGACGCGACAAACTCCCCGCAGGCAAGGTAACAGGAAATGAGGGGATAACAGATTATGTTGAAGACCTCGATTTTCTCGCATCGCAAATAGAGGACGACCCTATAATAATTGGACACGGGATGGGCGCGCTTGTAGCGCTTAAATATGCTGAAAGGAAAAAGACAAAGGGAGTAGTGCTTCTTAACAGCCTGCCGCCAAAAGATGTATTCGAATCCCTTTCATTGGGAAAGAAGCTTAAAAAAGAAATGATTGGCAGGGAATTTTCTTCAGGGAATCTTTTCACCTTCTCCGTTGACAGGAAGAAGGGAGAGAAACTTCTTTTTAAAAACAGGCTTTGCGGCAAAGACGAGATGTTTGAATGCTGTACGCAGCTTTGCGAAGAATCTGCAAAAGCCTTTTATGAATCACATCTTGGAGAGATAGAAATAGATAAGGGAAAAATAAACGCACTAATATTTGTAATTGGAGCTGAGAAAGACCAAAGAACAGGAGCAAAGATTAACAGTCAGATTGCAAAGAAATATGGAGCCAGCAACTGCAAACTTTTCCCGAAAATAGACCATAACTTCATGCTTGCCAAGGACTGGAAAAAGCACGCAGAAACAATTGAGAAATTCTTAAACACTATTAAATGA
- a CDS encoding ABC transporter substrate-binding protein has translation MKKRDRIIFLFLAFFFIWQVKAEETQPPTIAGVSQTEAMRLGERIYRQGILSSGEKMKAFVKGDIPVEGKTFACVSCHLRSGLGSIEGGVVTTPINGKTLFQPLKRFYKGYEVISAPLLRPAYTDESLAEVIEGGISPSGRILNGVMPRYNLNEKDMEILIFYLKNLSSEFSPGVSDTTIHFATVVSEDVPTKDRDAMMGLLDYYVKAKNNSALASESDRRQARMTESMLGSQESMYKRLSLSVWVLKGPPETWRRQLEEYNSKDPVFALIGGITSGEWQPIHDFCESNKIPCIFPVTDFPVVSETDWYTLYLSKGYYQEGEAAARYLNSNYESLDESLKGKTVVQIVSSSREGAALASGFEQTWRDFEHQPPVTVMLKKGEALSKKLLQQVLDKEKPASIVLWVGPEALPALEGLASGSNKPEMILVSSGYLKESIWTLNEDIRDITYIAYPFILPQDEAKSKVYVPLLREPKFNDSNSQMILKRVFPVLLALSQSMMEMRGNYYRDNFLDVISMMMDQKVRLYERLSFGPGQRYASKGCYIVQLTKGPTLELVKKSDWVIH, from the coding sequence ATGAAGAAAAGAGATAGAATAATATTTTTGTTCCTGGCATTTTTCTTTATCTGGCAGGTGAAGGCTGAAGAAACACAGCCTCCGACTATTGCAGGAGTATCTCAGACTGAAGCCATGCGCCTTGGAGAGCGCATCTACCGGCAGGGGATTCTCTCGTCAGGAGAGAAGATGAAGGCTTTTGTAAAAGGGGATATACCTGTTGAAGGGAAAACATTCGCCTGCGTAAGCTGTCATCTGCGGAGCGGTCTTGGCTCGATTGAAGGCGGTGTTGTCACGACCCCTATTAATGGAAAGACTCTCTTCCAGCCGCTCAAACGCTTTTATAAAGGTTACGAAGTCATTTCAGCTCCTCTTCTCCGTCCGGCATATACTGACGAATCATTGGCTGAAGTAATTGAGGGTGGGATTTCTCCCTCCGGGCGAATACTGAATGGAGTCATGCCCCGTTATAATCTCAATGAAAAGGACATGGAGATCCTGATTTTCTATCTGAAGAATCTGTCATCTGAGTTCTCCCCCGGAGTTTCAGATACAACAATTCATTTTGCAACAGTCGTTTCTGAAGATGTCCCCACTAAAGATCGTGACGCAATGATGGGTCTTTTGGACTATTACGTTAAGGCTAAGAATAACTCAGCACTTGCCTCAGAGAGTGACCGCAGGCAGGCCCGTATGACAGAATCAATGTTAGGCTCACAGGAATCGATGTACAAAAGACTGTCGCTTTCGGTCTGGGTGTTAAAAGGTCCTCCGGAAACATGGCGCAGGCAGTTAGAGGAATACAATAGCAAAGATCCTGTATTCGCCCTGATCGGAGGAATCACATCAGGTGAATGGCAGCCTATCCACGATTTTTGCGAGTCAAATAAGATACCCTGTATTTTTCCGGTAACTGACTTTCCCGTTGTTTCAGAAACCGACTGGTACACATTATATCTTTCGAAGGGATACTATCAGGAAGGAGAAGCCGCCGCCCGCTATTTAAACAGCAATTATGAATCGTTGGATGAATCGTTAAAAGGAAAAACGGTTGTCCAGATTGTCAGTAGCTCACGTGAAGGTGCAGCCCTCGCATCCGGCTTTGAGCAGACGTGGCGGGATTTTGAGCATCAGCCGCCTGTGACAGTCATGCTGAAAAAAGGAGAAGCATTAAGCAAAAAATTATTGCAGCAGGTATTGGATAAAGAAAAGCCTGCTTCCATTGTCCTCTGGGTCGGACCAGAGGCACTGCCTGCGCTTGAAGGTTTAGCTTCCGGCTCTAACAAGCCTGAGATGATTCTCGTTTCTTCAGGTTATCTTAAAGAAAGTATTTGGACTTTGAATGAAGATATTCGCGACATAACTTATATTGCATATCCTTTTATATTGCCTCAGGATGAAGCAAAATCTAAAGTTTACGTCCCGTTATTAAGAGAGCCGAAGTTCAACGACAGCAACTCACAAATGATATTGAAGCGGGTTTTTCCGGTGCTCCTGGCATTGAGCCAGTCTATGATGGAGATGAGAGGGAATTATTACCGTGACAACTTTCTTGATGTAATCAGCATGATGATGGATCAGAAGGTTCGCCTATATGAACGTTTAAGCTTCGGCCCGGGACAACGCTATGCCTCAAAGGGATGCTATATAGTCCAGCTCACAAAAGGCCCCACCCTTGAACTGGTAAAAAAGAGCGACTGGGTCATACACTGA